A genomic region of Mesobacillus jeotgali contains the following coding sequences:
- the sdhA gene encoding succinate dehydrogenase flavoprotein subunit yields MRKGRIVIVGGGLAGLMAAIKIAEKGTMVDLFSIVPVKRSHSVCAQGGINGAVNTKGENDSPWEHFDDSVYGGDFLANQPPVKAMCEAAPKIIHMFDRMGVMFNRTPEGLLDFRRFGGTQHHRTAFAGATTGQQLLYALDEQVRMFETQGLVTKYENWEFVSAIIDDTGVCRGITAQNLRTMEMKAFSADAVIIATGGPGLIFGKSTNSTINTGYAAARLYEQGALYANGEFIQIHPTAIPGDDKNRLMSESARGEGGRVWTYKDGKPWYFLEEKYPAYGNLVPRDIATREIFDVCVNQKLGIDGENKVYLDLSHIDSRQLDIKLGGIMEIYEKFMGDDPRKVPMKIFPAVHYSMGGLWVDYQQRTNIPGLFAAGECDYSQHGANRLGANSLLSAVYGGMVAGPSALEYIYGLDKSSDSLSPSIYTHFVQEDERKYQSILKMDGKENAYLLHKELGELMTANVTVVRENKKLKATYEKLQEFKERYENINIEDTASWSNSGASFTRQLEGMINLAHVITLGAFQRNESRGAHYKPEFPDRNDEEWLKTTMARFNKNTKLPELFYEDVDVSLIEPRKRDYTKTKKGVK; encoded by the coding sequence ATGAGAAAAGGAAGAATCGTGATTGTAGGCGGCGGACTTGCAGGGCTGATGGCAGCAATCAAGATTGCCGAGAAAGGGACAATGGTAGATTTGTTTTCAATTGTGCCTGTAAAAAGGTCGCATTCGGTCTGTGCGCAGGGAGGAATCAACGGAGCCGTCAATACGAAAGGAGAGAATGATTCTCCGTGGGAGCATTTTGACGACTCCGTTTATGGCGGGGACTTTTTGGCAAACCAACCACCTGTAAAGGCAATGTGCGAAGCAGCACCCAAGATCATTCACATGTTTGATAGGATGGGTGTTATGTTCAATCGTACACCGGAAGGTCTGCTTGATTTCAGGAGATTTGGCGGGACCCAGCATCACCGGACTGCATTTGCTGGTGCCACAACCGGGCAGCAGCTGCTCTATGCCTTGGATGAACAGGTTAGAATGTTTGAAACACAAGGACTTGTAACTAAATATGAGAATTGGGAATTTGTATCGGCAATTATAGACGATACAGGAGTTTGCAGGGGGATTACTGCACAAAATCTCAGGACAATGGAAATGAAGGCATTCAGTGCGGATGCCGTCATTATTGCAACAGGAGGACCAGGACTGATTTTTGGCAAATCAACAAACTCTACTATCAATACTGGTTATGCAGCAGCACGGCTGTATGAACAAGGCGCTCTTTATGCAAACGGAGAGTTCATCCAAATTCATCCTACTGCGATTCCCGGCGACGATAAAAATCGCTTAATGAGTGAATCAGCGCGTGGAGAAGGAGGTCGAGTCTGGACCTACAAAGACGGAAAACCATGGTATTTCCTTGAGGAAAAATATCCAGCTTATGGAAATTTGGTACCTCGAGATATCGCGACAAGGGAAATTTTCGATGTCTGTGTGAACCAGAAACTAGGAATAGATGGGGAGAACAAAGTCTATCTAGATTTGTCACATATTGATTCACGCCAGCTTGATATAAAGCTTGGAGGAATCATGGAGATCTATGAAAAGTTCATGGGTGATGATCCACGCAAGGTGCCTATGAAGATATTTCCGGCTGTACACTATTCCATGGGAGGACTGTGGGTAGATTATCAGCAAAGAACGAATATTCCCGGTTTATTTGCTGCAGGGGAATGCGATTATTCACAGCATGGAGCGAACCGTCTAGGGGCCAATTCCTTGCTCTCTGCAGTATATGGAGGCATGGTTGCTGGCCCTTCAGCCCTGGAATATATATATGGGTTGGATAAATCGTCGGATTCACTTTCACCTAGTATCTATACTCACTTTGTTCAGGAAGATGAGAGAAAATATCAGTCAATCCTCAAAATGGATGGTAAAGAGAACGCCTATCTTCTACATAAGGAGCTTGGGGAATTGATGACGGCAAATGTCACGGTTGTTCGTGAGAATAAAAAGCTAAAGGCTACCTATGAGAAACTACAAGAATTCAAAGAGCGTTATGAGAACATTAATATTGAAGATACAGCAAGTTGGAGCAACTCAGGGGCATCCTTCACAAGGCAGCTTGAAGGCATGATCAATTTAGCTCATGTTATAACCCTGGGAGCATTTCAAAGGAATGAAAGTCGTGGAGCTCATTACAAACCTGAGTTTCCTGACAGGAATGATGAGGAATGGCTGAAAACCACGATGGCAAGATTCAATAAAAATACAAAACTCCCAGAGCTCTTTTACGAGGACGTGGATGTCTCACTTATTGAACCAAGAAAACGTGACTACACAAAGACAAAGAAGGGAGTGAAGTGA
- the sdhB gene encoding succinate dehydrogenase iron-sulfur subunit, translated as MSSPKNQVHLIIKRQKDPSSSPYNEEFSIPYRSNMNIISALMEIQKNPINSKGEATTPVIWESVCLEEVCGACSMIINEKPRQACSTLIDQLEQPIRIEPLSTFPVMRDLAVDRQRMFDALKKVKAWIPIDGTHDLGPGPRMAEDTRQWAYELSKCMTCGCCLEACPNVNSQSPFIGPAPLSQVRLFNAHPTGAMHKEERIGAIMGEGGITTCGNSQNCVEVCPKGIPLTTSIAHLNRQVTIHSFKSFFGAY; from the coding sequence ATGTCATCCCCAAAAAATCAGGTTCATCTGATTATAAAAAGGCAGAAGGATCCAAGCTCTTCTCCTTATAATGAAGAGTTTTCTATTCCCTATCGATCAAATATGAACATTATTTCAGCATTGATGGAAATCCAAAAGAACCCGATAAACAGCAAAGGAGAAGCAACAACACCTGTGATTTGGGAATCTGTTTGCCTGGAGGAAGTCTGCGGGGCTTGTTCAATGATCATAAATGAAAAGCCTAGACAAGCTTGTTCTACACTAATTGATCAACTTGAACAGCCAATCAGGATTGAGCCATTGAGCACGTTTCCTGTAATGAGGGACTTAGCTGTAGACCGCCAGCGTATGTTCGATGCCCTAAAAAAGGTGAAAGCCTGGATTCCGATTGATGGCACACATGATTTAGGGCCAGGGCCTAGGATGGCTGAAGATACCAGACAATGGGCTTATGAACTTTCAAAGTGTATGACTTGTGGCTGCTGTCTTGAGGCATGCCCTAATGTCAACAGTCAATCCCCTTTCATTGGGCCTGCTCCCTTATCACAAGTCCGGTTATTTAATGCTCATCCTACAGGAGCAATGCATAAGGAAGAGAGAATAGGGGCGATTATGGGTGAAGGGGGAATCACTACTTGCGGGAATTCACAAAACTGTGTTGAAGTCTGTCCAAAAGGCATCCCATTGACTACATCCATAGCTCATCTAAATCGCCAGGTGACCATCCATTCCTTCAAATCGTTCTTTGGGGCTTATTAA
- a CDS encoding alpha/beta-type small acid-soluble spore protein, with the protein MARRNKILVPEARMALNDLKAQVAGTMKSEDAKYETAKEIGVPLNKGYNGDLSTREAGRVGGRLGGNMVRELVRMAQENLRKQ; encoded by the coding sequence ATGGCAAGAAGGAATAAAATACTTGTACCTGAAGCAAGAATGGCATTGAATGACTTGAAGGCGCAGGTAGCAGGAACAATGAAATCCGAGGACGCTAAATACGAAACTGCCAAGGAGATTGGTGTCCCATTGAACAAGGGGTATAACGGAGATCTTTCAACAAGAGAAGCAGGTCGAGTTGGAGGCAGACTGGGCGGAAATATGGTTCGCGAGCTCGTTAGAATGGCCCAGGAAAATCTGCGTAAACAGTAA
- a CDS encoding YfhD family protein, with protein sequence MGRSHGHKTRDRNKASLPQVPKNMKSDGIDVEFNRELADQADLEALARSRAADGRAKKHRK encoded by the coding sequence ATGGGTCGTTCTCATGGGCATAAAACACGTGACCGAAATAAAGCTTCGCTTCCACAGGTTCCAAAGAATATGAAGTCAGATGGAATCGATGTTGAATTCAACCGTGAGCTTGCCGATCAAGCTGATCTTGAAGCGCTGGCTCGATCTAGAGCTGCAGATGGACGTGCAAAAAAACATCGAAAATAA
- a CDS encoding YfhE family protein — translation MDKKKRDKTKSTLSSMQEVTYSHEFKKADRAAGYTNGKR, via the coding sequence ATGGATAAAAAGAAACGTGATAAGACTAAAAGCACTTTATCAAGCATGCAGGAAGTTACATACAGCCATGAATTCAAGAAGGCAGACAGAGCTGCAGGCTATACAAATGGAAAGAGATAA
- a CDS encoding TIGR01777 family oxidoreductase, with protein sequence MNIAITGGTGLVGEALSSHLVKAGHQVYILTRNSDDSRSSNPRYIQWLNPGDSPEKELEGIDAIVNLAGATINNKWTDEYKQKIIDSRLKATAEVKRIIETLPIKPSVLVNASAVGYYGTSMSQEFTEQSNKGNDFLSETVHQWEGSASEVQDMGVRPVFCRFGVILDKNYGALPRMVLPYKFFTGGKIGTGKQWLSWIHIEDVVRGIIFVIENTNVNGPVNFTAPFPVTMDQFGETLSNVLNRPHWMPVPSFALKILLGEMSILVLEGQRAIPEKLLNVGFIFKYPELENALKEIFDK encoded by the coding sequence ATGAATATAGCGATTACCGGAGGAACAGGACTTGTCGGTGAAGCGTTGAGCAGTCATTTGGTCAAGGCAGGACACCAAGTATATATTTTAACTCGGAATTCCGATGATTCACGAAGCAGCAATCCTAGGTATATTCAATGGCTAAATCCCGGGGACAGCCCCGAAAAAGAATTAGAGGGCATAGATGCAATTGTGAATCTTGCTGGAGCAACAATCAATAACAAATGGACCGATGAGTATAAACAGAAGATTATTGATAGCCGACTTAAGGCAACAGCTGAGGTCAAAAGAATTATTGAAACATTGCCAATTAAGCCTTCTGTTTTAGTTAATGCAAGTGCTGTTGGCTATTATGGCACCTCAATGAGCCAGGAGTTCACGGAACAATCTAATAAGGGAAATGACTTCCTCTCCGAAACAGTACATCAATGGGAGGGTTCAGCCTCCGAGGTGCAAGACATGGGAGTTCGGCCTGTATTTTGCCGTTTTGGTGTCATTCTTGATAAAAACTACGGTGCTTTGCCTCGGATGGTCCTCCCTTATAAATTTTTTACTGGAGGAAAGATTGGCACGGGCAAGCAATGGCTTTCATGGATCCATATAGAGGATGTTGTACGCGGCATTATTTTCGTGATCGAGAATACTAACGTGAATGGTCCTGTTAATTTCACTGCGCCCTTCCCTGTTACGATGGATCAGTTCGGAGAAACTTTATCCAATGTTCTTAATCGCCCTCACTGGATGCCAGTGCCTTCCTTTGCGCTGAAAATACTGCTGGGAGAAATGAGCATTCTTGTGTTGGAAGGACAGCGTGCCATTCCCGAAAAACTTCTCAATGTGGGCTTTATATTCAAGTATCCTGAACTGGAAAATGCACTCAAAGAAATTTTCGATAAGTAA
- the recX gene encoding recombination regulator RecX, giving the protein MPVITKISVQKHNKERYSIFTDSGRGEEYAFSVDEDVLIKHNLKKGMELDDFSVTEMLFQDDIRKAYNTAINYLAHRMRSEAEVRDYLLKKEIADPVIKEAIHKLYEYKFLNDEEFANAFVRTQLNTTDKGAGVIKLELKNKGISPDLISKVVEEVSLDEQLEKAIKLSDKYAQKNKKDSSKILKQKIEQMLQRKGYSFAIIRAALDETKVEKEEDDEMDALKVQGEKLHNKYCKLPEREYRQKLKMALYRKGFPMEMIDEFISDKENEE; this is encoded by the coding sequence ATGCCAGTGATCACAAAGATTTCTGTCCAAAAACATAATAAAGAAAGATACAGCATTTTTACCGATAGCGGCCGAGGGGAAGAGTATGCCTTCAGCGTTGATGAAGATGTGTTGATTAAGCACAACCTAAAAAAAGGGATGGAGCTCGATGATTTTTCCGTCACTGAGATGCTTTTCCAAGATGATATCCGCAAAGCCTATAATACGGCGATCAATTATTTGGCTCACCGCATGAGGTCTGAAGCTGAGGTGCGTGACTACCTGTTGAAAAAGGAAATTGCAGATCCAGTCATAAAAGAAGCAATCCATAAATTATATGAATACAAATTCCTGAATGACGAGGAATTTGCCAATGCATTTGTCCGGACCCAGTTGAATACGACAGACAAGGGAGCCGGGGTCATTAAACTGGAATTAAAGAATAAAGGGATATCTCCAGATTTGATCTCTAAGGTAGTAGAAGAGGTTTCGCTCGATGAACAGTTGGAAAAAGCGATCAAGCTTAGTGATAAATATGCACAGAAGAATAAGAAGGATTCTTCAAAAATCCTTAAACAGAAAATAGAGCAGATGCTTCAGAGAAAAGGATATTCCTTCGCGATCATCCGGGCTGCCCTGGATGAAACAAAAGTGGAGAAAGAAGAAGATGATGAAATGGATGCATTAAAGGTCCAGGGTGAGAAGCTGCACAACAAATACTGTAAACTGCCGGAACGTGAATACAGACAGAAGCTGAAAATGGCGTTATATCGCAAAGGGTTTCCAATGGAAATGATTGATGAATTCATTTCTGATAAAGAAAATGAGGAATAA
- a CDS encoding SDR family NAD(P)-dependent oxidoreductase — protein sequence MKAIIVTGAGTGLGKELSLLLAKQGYHLILTGRTEDTLKKVQKQIEQTGGSATDLVLDLRNLEDIKEKALFISKKHEIYGLVNNAGLGYFGPFSETSDKEIEEMFQTNVFGTIQMTKAILPYLELHNDGLVINIVSTAGLRGKKNEAVYCSSKFAVRGFTESLQKEYEDSGIRFVPAYMGGMNTPFWKESDHVADPSRLRSPAEVAQIIIENLKKDEIVIESKKS from the coding sequence ATGAAAGCAATCATTGTGACTGGTGCCGGTACCGGCCTTGGTAAGGAGCTATCGCTTCTTTTGGCCAAACAAGGTTACCATTTGATCCTAACAGGAAGAACTGAAGATACGCTAAAAAAAGTACAAAAACAGATCGAACAAACAGGTGGAAGTGCAACAGACCTTGTGCTTGATCTCCGAAATCTGGAGGATATCAAGGAAAAAGCTTTATTTATCAGCAAAAAACATGAGATTTACGGACTCGTCAACAATGCTGGTCTCGGTTATTTCGGTCCATTCTCAGAGACCTCCGATAAAGAAATTGAAGAGATGTTCCAGACTAACGTTTTTGGGACGATACAGATGACAAAAGCAATTCTCCCTTATCTGGAGTTGCATAATGATGGTTTGGTCATTAATATCGTTTCGACCGCCGGCCTTCGCGGGAAAAAGAATGAAGCGGTATATTGCTCCAGCAAGTTTGCCGTAAGAGGGTTCACAGAGAGTTTACAAAAGGAATATGAAGATTCGGGAATCCGCTTTGTCCCTGCTTACATGGGGGGAATGAATACTCCTTTCTGGAAAGAAAGCGATCATGTTGCTGACCCATCAAGACTTCGATCACCAGCTGAAGTGGCGCAAATCATCATCGAAAATCTGAAAAAAGACGAAATTGTTATCGAATCCAAAAAATCATGA
- a CDS encoding YfhH family protein, whose translation MGREKRYSELSEYELNQEIASLRDKARKAEQMGMVSELAVYERKIAMAKSYMLNPDDFKPGEIYGIDGDPGTYFKIDYMNGVFAWGSRLNGDGREEALPISLLLKLEQNQI comes from the coding sequence ATGGGCAGAGAAAAAAGATATAGCGAGTTATCTGAATATGAATTAAACCAGGAAATTGCCAGTCTCCGTGACAAGGCTAGAAAAGCAGAACAGATGGGGATGGTCAGTGAGCTTGCCGTATATGAACGGAAAATTGCAATGGCCAAATCATACATGCTGAACCCGGATGATTTCAAGCCGGGGGAAATCTATGGAATCGATGGGGACCCAGGAACCTATTTCAAAATTGATTACATGAATGGAGTATTTGCCTGGGGTTCGCGTCTAAATGGTGACGGAAGAGAAGAGGCACTGCCAATTTCCCTTTTGTTGAAATTGGAGCAAAACCAGATTTAA
- a CDS encoding small, acid-soluble spore protein K, with protein sequence MRNKVTNFPNQNNNKLEGEPRAKAEYASRRADGTINTHPQERMYASSHREDDTSAVIKDH encoded by the coding sequence ATGCGAAATAAAGTAACTAACTTCCCAAACCAGAACAACAATAAGCTCGAGGGTGAACCCCGGGCAAAAGCAGAATATGCTTCAAGAAGAGCTGATGGTACCATCAATACTCATCCGCAGGAGCGGATGTACGCATCATCTCACCGTGAAGATGACACATCAGCGGTCATAAAAGACCATTAA
- a CDS encoding YfhJ family protein: MQENLEQLASLLQEKNKGITYEQALTWVELLWGDFESTYAKAGHKYMGSEMTEKVVRQWIENYGGQLHEFVARNPKYKHLLNAE, from the coding sequence TTGCAAGAAAACCTTGAGCAGCTAGCAAGCCTTCTGCAAGAAAAAAACAAAGGCATCACGTATGAGCAGGCATTGACTTGGGTGGAGCTTTTATGGGGAGACTTCGAGTCAACCTACGCAAAAGCCGGACATAAATATATGGGCAGCGAAATGACAGAAAAAGTGGTCCGTCAATGGATTGAAAATTACGGCGGACAGCTTCATGAATTTGTTGCCAGGAACCCGAAGTATAAGCATTTATTGAATGCTGAGTAA
- a CDS encoding metal-dependent hydrolase: MDTGTHVVMGFALGGLATLDPAVSGSTATASSVLIATLVGSQIPDIDTVLKLRNNAVYIRNHRGITHSIPAVLLWPLLISGTIYFFYPEANLLHLWIWTFIAVFLHVFVDIFNAYGTQALRPFSSKWVALGVINTFDPIIFALHVVGLFLWAFGYHPGYTFLTIYAILVLYYIYRFIMKHRIRRAVENIVPDATEIIIAPTMKFNHWRVAVMNKHQFFVGRGHKHHVRILDQFNRVPVPETAVLEAAKEDKNLSAFLSFSPVYRWECDEYDDYYEVRFIDLRYRSNGHYPFVAVVNLSKELEILSSYTGWIYSEEKLRKKLEFLPGEG; the protein is encoded by the coding sequence ATGGATACTGGAACCCATGTTGTGATGGGATTCGCTCTTGGCGGGTTAGCCACGCTTGATCCTGCTGTCAGCGGAAGCACCGCCACTGCCTCAAGCGTGCTTATTGCTACACTTGTTGGGTCGCAAATCCCTGATATCGATACTGTTTTGAAGTTGAGGAATAATGCTGTCTATATACGGAACCACCGCGGCATTACCCATTCGATTCCAGCAGTCCTCCTGTGGCCGCTGCTTATTTCTGGGACAATCTACTTTTTCTACCCAGAAGCAAATTTGCTGCATTTATGGATTTGGACATTTATTGCTGTTTTCCTCCATGTTTTTGTCGACATTTTCAATGCCTATGGGACCCAGGCATTGCGTCCTTTTTCGTCGAAATGGGTCGCACTGGGGGTAATCAATACATTTGACCCAATTATTTTTGCGCTTCATGTCGTCGGTTTGTTCCTATGGGCATTTGGATATCACCCTGGATATACTTTTTTAACGATTTACGCAATCCTGGTGCTCTACTATATTTACCGCTTTATCATGAAGCATCGGATCAGACGGGCGGTTGAAAATATTGTTCCAGATGCTACAGAAATCATCATCGCCCCAACAATGAAATTTAATCATTGGCGAGTAGCTGTGATGAATAAGCACCAGTTCTTTGTCGGACGCGGGCACAAGCATCATGTTAGAATACTCGATCAATTCAATCGTGTACCTGTCCCGGAAACTGCGGTCCTGGAAGCAGCAAAAGAAGACAAGAACCTATCAGCATTCCTGTCCTTCTCGCCAGTATATCGCTGGGAATGCGATGAATATGATGACTATTACGAAGTCAGGTTCATTGACCTGCGTTATCGGAGCAACGGGCATTATCCATTCGTCGCTGTCGTGAATCTCAGCAAGGAACTGGAAATCCTCAGCTCTTATACCGGCTGGATATACAGTGAAGAAAAACTACGAAAGAAATTGGAATTCCTTCCTGGAGAAGGATAG